A genomic window from Cytobacillus suaedae includes:
- a CDS encoding lipopolysaccharide biosynthesis protein, producing the protein MHIYLKVGAELSTQEKRFVLYEYLLFFWRKKWAFVIIPVIMIALGAIASQVLLKDTPYEGKATVFTGSIKSKGLTDPEIVESKYKEFVTGGFDAYVAKDSYIKLTVNGNDAETIESELSKVTESLLNDLQVQADIRLNITTNYITSLENRIPVLQKAQEIYQNQLEKENLELDEQDNYRELAVWTEGQLTDAQATLTRIQGDLAFFEEPTIVSSTVGKTNTYLKESMALGAILGLLATVAFLILWKYLFDARRYYEHD; encoded by the coding sequence TTGCATATATATCTGAAAGTTGGTGCAGAATTGTCTACACAAGAAAAACGATTTGTTTTATATGAATATTTATTATTTTTCTGGCGAAAAAAATGGGCGTTCGTGATTATACCTGTAATTATGATTGCTCTTGGTGCTATAGCATCACAAGTGTTATTAAAGGATACTCCATATGAAGGAAAAGCTACGGTTTTTACGGGCTCTATTAAATCAAAAGGGTTAACTGACCCGGAGATTGTTGAGAGTAAGTATAAGGAGTTTGTTACCGGCGGCTTTGACGCATATGTTGCAAAGGATAGCTATATAAAGTTAACTGTGAACGGAAATGACGCTGAAACAATTGAAAGCGAACTAAGTAAAGTCACAGAATCATTATTAAATGATCTTCAGGTCCAAGCTGATATTCGATTAAACATTACAACAAACTATATAACTTCTTTAGAGAACCGTATTCCTGTTTTACAAAAAGCCCAAGAAATATATCAAAATCAACTAGAAAAAGAAAACTTGGAGCTTGACGAGCAAGATAATTATCGTGAACTCGCAGTATGGACAGAAGGCCAGCTAACAGATGCACAAGCGACACTTACACGTATTCAAGGCGATTTAGCCTTTTTTGAAGAGCCAACTATTGTTTCATCTACTGTCGGCAAAACAAATACGTATTTAAAAGAAAGCATGGCATTAGGTGCTATCTTAGGCTTATTAGCTACAGTTGCATTCTTAATTCTATGGAAGTATTTATTTGATGCAAGGAGGTACTATGAGCATGATTAA
- a CDS encoding Gfo/Idh/MocA family oxidoreductase, translating into MIKFAIVGMGHIANKHIDAIEKAEGAELIAICDNNPERLKEVPTGVKTYTDLSNMLEENKDISVVNICVPSGLHARLTKIVAEHKRHIIVEKPMSLKLEDAEDMIKVAKENGVKLAVVHPNRFRPAIQKLKEKVESGVFGKLSHANATVRWNRNQEYYDQAPWRGTKEFDGGVLMNQAIHNLDLMLWLMGPVESVQSMVATRLRNIETEDVATSVVRFKNGALGVIEAATTIYPKNLEESISIFGETASVKIGGRNANYIETWDIEGVSEYEKKSVISEIETDPFGKPGHQWIIEDMVEAINENREPIVSGEDGMAPIKLILAIIESSEKGTQITLS; encoded by the coding sequence ATGATTAAATTTGCTATCGTTGGTATGGGGCATATTGCAAATAAGCATATTGATGCAATTGAAAAAGCAGAAGGTGCAGAGTTAATTGCGATTTGTGATAATAACCCTGAGCGTTTAAAAGAAGTCCCAACTGGGGTAAAGACATATACAGATTTATCAAACATGTTAGAAGAAAATAAAGACATATCTGTAGTAAATATATGTGTGCCTTCTGGCCTACATGCAAGATTAACGAAAATCGTGGCTGAACATAAGCGCCACATTATTGTAGAAAAACCGATGTCACTTAAACTTGAAGATGCTGAGGACATGATTAAAGTTGCTAAAGAAAACGGAGTAAAGCTTGCGGTTGTTCACCCAAACCGTTTCCGCCCAGCGATTCAAAAGCTAAAAGAAAAAGTGGAATCTGGTGTTTTTGGAAAACTAAGTCATGCAAATGCTACTGTTAGATGGAATCGTAACCAAGAGTATTATGATCAAGCTCCGTGGCGTGGGACAAAGGAGTTCGATGGTGGAGTATTAATGAATCAAGCTATTCATAATCTTGATTTAATGCTTTGGTTAATGGGGCCTGTTGAATCAGTACAATCAATGGTTGCAACAAGACTGCGAAACATCGAGACAGAAGATGTAGCAACAAGTGTTGTTCGTTTTAAAAATGGAGCTCTAGGCGTTATTGAGGCTGCTACAACCATTTATCCGAAGAACCTTGAGGAATCGATTTCAATATTTGGTGAAACAGCATCGGTCAAAATTGGTGGTCGTAATGCGAACTATATTGAGACGTGGGATATTGAAGGCGTTTCTGAGTACGAAAAGAAAAGCGTTATTTCAGAAATTGAGACAGATCCATTTGGCAAACCAGGTCATCAATGGATTATTGAAGATATGGTTGAAGCAATTAATGAAAACCGTGAACCAATTGTGTCCGGTGAAGATGGTATGGCTCCAATCAAGTTGATTTTAGCAATCATTGAGTCATCTGAAAAAGGTACACAAATTACATTATCTTAA
- a CDS encoding undecaprenyl/decaprenyl-phosphate alpha-N-acetylglucosaminyl 1-phosphate transferase, which produces MNTQMIFAFFAALITVLVVTPIVIKLAIKIGAVDKPNERKVHEKLMPRLGGLAIFMGVIAGYFAGGVYNEKVTGITVGALLIIVIGILDDKYELSAKVKFAGQIIVAGLVVGSGLTIEFLTIPFVGTFDLGLWTYPITIFWIVAITNAINLIDGLDGLSAGISAISIATIAVMAALAGKGLILTLSLILLGAIIGFLFYNFHPAKIFMGDTGALFLGYAISILSLLGLYKSVTLFSFIVPIIILGVPIFDTTYAIIRRLVNKRPISSPDKSHLHHRLLALGLSHRNTVLVIYALGILFSVSAIVFSTSTLWGSILIIFGLLLITEVVAEMIGLVHEKYRPVLGLYRKVVGVRKVSGRQN; this is translated from the coding sequence ATGAATACACAAATGATATTTGCGTTTTTTGCTGCTTTAATAACTGTATTGGTAGTTACACCAATTGTGATAAAGCTTGCTATTAAAATTGGTGCAGTAGACAAACCGAACGAGCGTAAAGTACATGAGAAATTAATGCCTCGCTTAGGTGGATTAGCCATTTTTATGGGTGTTATTGCAGGTTATTTTGCAGGTGGAGTTTACAACGAAAAAGTAACTGGAATTACAGTTGGAGCACTTTTAATTATTGTTATTGGAATTCTTGATGATAAATATGAACTTTCAGCGAAAGTAAAATTTGCTGGTCAAATAATTGTTGCAGGTTTAGTTGTAGGTAGTGGATTAACCATTGAATTTTTAACGATTCCTTTTGTGGGAACTTTTGATTTAGGGTTATGGACGTACCCGATCACAATCTTCTGGATAGTAGCAATTACAAACGCAATTAACTTAATTGATGGTCTTGATGGACTTTCAGCTGGAATTTCAGCCATCAGTATCGCAACAATTGCTGTTATGGCGGCATTAGCTGGTAAAGGACTTATCTTAACACTTTCATTAATATTATTAGGAGCAATTATTGGTTTCCTATTTTATAATTTCCACCCAGCTAAAATCTTTATGGGTGATACAGGTGCACTTTTCTTAGGGTATGCAATTTCCATTCTTTCCTTATTGGGTCTATACAAAAGTGTTACATTATTCAGTTTTATCGTACCAATCATTATTTTAGGGGTACCGATTTTCGATACAACCTATGCAATCATTCGTCGTTTAGTGAACAAAAGACCAATTTCTTCACCAGATAAATCACACTTACATCACAGGTTACTTGCATTAGGTCTTTCGCACCGTAATACAGTTCTTGTGATCTACGCACTAGGAATTCTTTTCAGTGTTAGTGCGATCGTATTCTCAACTTCAACACTTTGGGGATCAATTCTCATCATCTTCGGACTTCTTCTAATCACCGAAGTTGTTGCAGAAATGATTGGACTCGTTCACGAAAAATATCGACCAGTCCTAGGTCTATATAGAAAAGTTGTAGGAGTACGAAAAGTCTCTGGAAGACAAAATTAA
- a CDS encoding DegT/DnrJ/EryC1/StrS family aminotransferase has protein sequence MKVPMLDLSEQYQELKSEVLAALDEVMSSSRFILGDHVKKLEADVATYSNVKHGIGCGNGSDAIHIALQAAGVGPGDEVITTPFTFFATGGAVARAGAKPVYVDIDPVTFNIDPSKIEAAITSNTKAIIPVHLYGQMADMDPIVEIAKKHNLVIVEDAAQAIGAKYKGKSVGELGTAATYSFFPTKNLGAYGDGGMIVTNDDDLAEKMSVIRVHGSKPKYYHHVLGYNSRLDELQAAVLNVKFPHLDKWSTLRREKAETYTQLLNEALGETVVTPVEVEGNYHVFHQYTIRVPQRDELQKYLNEQGVQTMVYYPLPLHVQPVFKDLGYNEGDFPESEKAAQEAISLPMFPELKQEQQEYVVSKIVEFFKK, from the coding sequence ATGAAAGTACCTATGTTAGACCTAAGCGAACAGTATCAAGAACTAAAATCTGAGGTATTAGCTGCCCTTGATGAGGTTATGAGCTCTTCTCGCTTTATTTTAGGTGATCATGTAAAAAAATTAGAAGCGGATGTTGCTACATATAGTAATGTGAAACATGGTATTGGATGTGGAAATGGTAGTGATGCTATACATATCGCACTACAAGCTGCTGGGGTAGGACCTGGTGATGAAGTTATTACAACCCCATTTACATTCTTTGCAACTGGTGGAGCAGTAGCACGTGCTGGTGCTAAGCCTGTTTATGTTGATATTGATCCTGTAACATTTAATATTGACCCTTCAAAAATTGAAGCGGCAATTACATCAAATACAAAAGCAATTATTCCTGTTCATTTATACGGTCAAATGGCTGATATGGATCCTATCGTGGAAATTGCTAAAAAGCATAATCTTGTGATTGTAGAAGATGCTGCCCAAGCAATTGGTGCAAAATATAAAGGTAAAAGTGTTGGCGAACTAGGGACTGCTGCTACATATAGCTTTTTCCCGACAAAAAACTTAGGTGCATATGGTGATGGTGGTATGATCGTTACAAACGATGACGACCTAGCTGAAAAAATGTCAGTTATCCGTGTACACGGAAGTAAGCCGAAATATTATCATCATGTATTAGGTTACAACAGTCGTCTTGATGAGCTTCAAGCTGCTGTATTAAACGTGAAGTTTCCTCATTTAGATAAATGGAGTACTCTTCGCCGCGAAAAAGCAGAAACGTATACTCAATTATTAAATGAAGCTCTTGGTGAAACAGTGGTTACTCCAGTTGAAGTTGAAGGGAACTATCATGTATTCCACCAGTATACAATCCGTGTACCACAACGTGATGAATTACAAAAATATTTAAATGAACAAGGTGTACAAACAATGGTGTATTACCCACTTCCATTACATGTGCAACCTGTATTTAAGGATTTGGGATATAACGAAGGCGATTTCCCTGAATCTGAAAAAGCAGCACAAGAAGCAATTTCACTCCCAATGTTCCCAGAACTTAAACAAGAACAACAAGAATACGTTGTTTCTAAAATTGTGGAGTTTTTTAAGAAATAA
- a CDS encoding nucleotide sugar dehydrogenase produces MSLFEQLQSKIENKEAVIGVVGLGYVGLPLAVEKAKAGYKVIGFDVQESRVEQVNMGINYIGDVVNEDLSQMIKSGQLVATTDYARIADVDAVAICVPTPLDIYQQPDTSYVKSSATEIAKYAHEGMLVVLESTTYPGTTEEIVRPALEAKGLVTGESVFVAYSPERVDPGNKQFKTKNTPKVVGGITDNCTKVAASLYRSVLEGDVHEVSSPAVAEMEKIFENTFRHINIALANEMAILCDKMGIDVWEVIDAAKSKPYGFMAFYPGPGLGGHCIPIDPFYLTWKAREYNYHTRLIELAGEINNGMPEFVVNRAMHILNEDGKALRGAKITILGVAYKKDIDDVRESPVLNILDILDKQGAEFSVVDPYVTSFRSCNRVVETVELTEELLKNSDLVMVTTDHSDFDYELIAQHSPVIFDTRNALKGVEKPNKYIKL; encoded by the coding sequence ATGAGTTTATTTGAACAATTACAATCTAAAATTGAAAATAAAGAAGCAGTTATCGGGGTAGTAGGACTAGGTTATGTAGGTCTTCCATTAGCTGTTGAAAAAGCAAAAGCAGGCTACAAAGTTATCGGTTTTGACGTGCAAGAAAGCCGTGTAGAGCAAGTAAATATGGGCATTAACTATATTGGCGATGTTGTAAATGAAGACCTAAGCCAAATGATTAAAAGTGGTCAGCTTGTTGCAACAACTGATTATGCTCGTATTGCTGATGTGGATGCAGTAGCGATTTGTGTACCAACACCACTTGATATTTATCAACAACCAGATACTTCATATGTGAAAAGCTCTGCAACTGAAATTGCAAAGTATGCACATGAGGGAATGCTTGTGGTTTTAGAATCTACAACTTACCCTGGTACGACTGAAGAAATCGTACGTCCAGCATTAGAAGCTAAAGGATTAGTAACTGGTGAATCTGTATTCGTTGCCTACTCACCAGAGCGTGTAGATCCAGGTAACAAACAATTCAAAACAAAAAATACTCCAAAGGTTGTTGGAGGAATTACTGACAATTGTACAAAAGTGGCAGCTTCTTTATACCGTAGTGTATTAGAGGGAGATGTACACGAAGTTTCAAGTCCAGCTGTAGCTGAAATGGAAAAAATCTTCGAAAACACTTTCCGTCATATTAACATTGCATTAGCGAACGAAATGGCGATTCTTTGTGACAAAATGGGAATTGATGTATGGGAAGTAATCGATGCAGCTAAATCAAAGCCTTACGGATTCATGGCATTCTACCCAGGTCCTGGTCTAGGTGGACACTGTATTCCAATCGATCCATTCTACTTAACATGGAAAGCACGTGAATATAATTATCACACTCGTCTAATCGAGCTTGCTGGAGAAATTAACAATGGTATGCCTGAGTTTGTAGTAAATCGTGCAATGCACATCTTAAACGAAGATGGAAAAGCGTTACGTGGCGCGAAAATTACTATATTAGGTGTAGCTTATAAGAAAGATATAGATGATGTAAGGGAGTCCCCTGTGTTAAACATTCTTGATATTTTAGATAAACAAGGTGCTGAATTCTCAGTAGTTGATCCTTATGTTACATCATTCCGTTCTTGCAACCGTGTTGTAGAGACTGTTGAATTAACAGAAGAGCTTCTGAAAAATTCAGATCTAGTGATGGTGACAACTGATCACTCTGATTTTGATTATGAATTAATCGCACAACATAGCCCGGTGATTTTTGATACTCGTAATGCATTAAAAGGTGTAGAAAAACCAAACAAATACATTAAATTGTAA
- a CDS encoding oligosaccharide flippase family protein — protein MLAQLKRLGGDSLLYALMNVGTKLIAFIMLPIYTHYLPNPAEYGVLDYLDRITAMLTFLVIFGTDSALAFYYFDTKDEAKRKRYVQNVMLFRLGIVAVCFLAILVGGHWLSNALLDNPNYAHFLYLSIGILLLDTVVALILTVLRYEFKTLKVVIYTVLKMLLVAVLSYAILRFFLTSVEGILIGRIISAVVVLLLISKYLFSYLRFSIDKQLLKEILKYAAPLVPASIAFWVIVNANVFFLKEFTSFTEVGIYGTAMKFAALITLLTSGVQMAWRPYSMSLKDKKGSEFIFAKLYIAILLVGTLGVLFVATVMPWVIKLLDQNYYEAYKYVAPIAAVTFLNFFYMIISVGIFFSKQTKYISIAFGIAALVNLGLNFVLIPLYSIWGTVAAYLLSYIIAIILIFFKSQKAYFVPVSFFKMAFLFSNMLLAVFAIIYVQESGLSAVYILAAWAYFIVMAIASRVDRDFRKKVTTAEI, from the coding sequence TTGCTAGCTCAGTTAAAACGATTAGGAGGGGATTCCCTCCTTTATGCGTTAATGAATGTAGGTACAAAGCTGATCGCTTTTATTATGTTGCCGATCTATACACATTACCTGCCAAATCCGGCGGAATACGGTGTACTCGATTACTTAGACCGTATTACTGCGATGTTAACCTTCTTAGTTATTTTTGGTACTGATTCTGCGCTGGCATTCTACTATTTTGATACGAAGGATGAAGCGAAGCGTAAGAGATATGTTCAGAACGTTATGCTCTTTAGGTTAGGAATCGTTGCCGTTTGTTTCTTAGCTATCCTAGTTGGGGGACACTGGTTATCTAATGCTTTGTTAGATAATCCGAATTACGCACATTTCCTATATTTAAGCATAGGTATTTTGCTTCTAGACACGGTCGTCGCTCTTATATTGACAGTGTTACGTTATGAATTTAAGACACTAAAAGTTGTTATTTATACAGTGTTAAAAATGCTTCTCGTTGCTGTCCTATCCTATGCGATTCTCCGATTCTTCTTAACATCAGTTGAAGGTATTTTAATCGGAAGAATTATAAGTGCCGTTGTTGTTCTCTTATTAATCAGTAAGTATTTATTCTCTTATCTGCGGTTTTCGATTGACAAGCAGTTATTAAAAGAGATTTTAAAATATGCCGCACCCCTTGTCCCAGCATCGATTGCATTTTGGGTCATTGTTAATGCGAATGTGTTCTTTCTAAAAGAGTTCACGTCATTCACAGAGGTCGGGATTTACGGTACGGCTATGAAATTTGCAGCTCTTATTACGCTACTAACAAGTGGTGTTCAAATGGCGTGGAGACCTTACTCTATGTCCCTTAAGGATAAAAAGGGCAGTGAGTTTATTTTTGCTAAGTTGTATATAGCTATTCTATTAGTTGGAACACTCGGGGTACTATTTGTGGCTACAGTGATGCCATGGGTGATTAAGTTATTAGACCAAAACTATTATGAGGCTTATAAATATGTAGCTCCAATCGCAGCAGTAACCTTTTTAAATTTCTTTTACATGATTATTTCAGTGGGCATTTTCTTTTCGAAACAAACGAAATATATATCAATCGCATTTGGGATTGCTGCTCTTGTAAATCTTGGATTGAACTTTGTTCTAATTCCCTTATACTCCATTTGGGGTACAGTTGCAGCTTATTTACTATCCTATATTATCGCGATTATATTAATCTTTTTCAAAAGCCAAAAAGCATATTTTGTCCCTGTGTCATTTTTTAAAATGGCATTTTTGTTTAGTAATATGCTACTAGCTGTGTTTGCGATTATCTATGTGCAAGAAAGTGGATTATCAGCAGTTTATATTTTAGCTGCATGGGCTTATTTCATTGTAATGGCAATTGCAAGTCGTGTTGACAGGGATTTCCGTAAAAAGGTTACAACCGCTGAAATTTAA
- a CDS encoding N-acetyltransferase, whose protein sequence is MNFIDSSVTLDDSVQVGYFTVIEKDAKIGKNVIIGNRVTVHEGTVIGDNTTIADGAVLGKPPKPAKTSTVKLSADIPALQLGEDVTVGANCVIYRGATIGSNTLIADLASVRENVNIGDYVIVGRGVTVENYVNIGTRTKIQSNSYITAYTTLEEHVFIAPCVTTTNDNFMGRTEERFDKIKGAIVKRGARVGGASIILPGITIAEETFVAAGALVTKDTEPKTVVKGIPAKFSKNVDERELL, encoded by the coding sequence ATGAACTTTATTGATTCAAGCGTAACCCTAGATGATTCCGTACAAGTAGGTTATTTTACAGTCATTGAAAAAGATGCAAAGATTGGAAAAAATGTTATCATTGGAAACCGAGTGACCGTTCATGAAGGTACGGTTATTGGTGACAACACAACTATCGCTGATGGTGCTGTCCTAGGAAAGCCACCAAAGCCAGCTAAAACAAGTACAGTTAAGCTTTCAGCTGATATTCCTGCTTTACAATTAGGTGAAGATGTAACGGTTGGAGCTAACTGTGTGATCTATCGTGGCGCAACAATCGGTTCTAATACATTAATTGCTGACTTAGCAAGTGTTCGTGAAAATGTAAACATTGGCGACTATGTTATTGTTGGACGTGGTGTAACTGTAGAGAACTACGTAAACATCGGTACAAGAACAAAAATCCAATCAAATTCATATATAACTGCATATACAACACTTGAGGAACATGTCTTTATCGCGCCTTGTGTAACTACAACAAACGATAATTTTATGGGAAGAACAGAAGAGCGCTTTGATAAAATTAAAGGTGCAATCGTAAAACGTGGAGCACGTGTTGGTGGAGCATCCATCATTCTTCCTGGCATTACAATTGCTGAAGAAACATTTGTTGCAGCTGGTGCTCTTGTGACAAAAGACACAGAACCAAAAACAGTTGTGAAGGGGATTCCTGCAAAGTTTAGTAAGAATGTAGACGAGCGGGAGTTGTTGTAG